TATTGTTTTTACACACTTGACCCTATACCTTTTAATTAGGACGCAATTTCGAATGGAAGTGCCAATTTGTTCAAACAAAAtataaacttttttatttatttttaatatttgctatagttttcttttaAATCGGCCAGTTTCTCTTTTGTTTGTCGTATTTGTATTTGTATTAGTTACTTATTAGTTTGTTCTATTGTATTTGTAGCCTACAAAACTCAGATTATTAATTGGTAagaaaatagagaagaaaaaacTAATTATATATTCCAGCATGCTTAATTTAATTTTCCTCAAAAAAGGATTATCTTATGAGGGGAAAAAAAACACCAGCATCTCAACTCAAGAGGGACTGACCCACTTCTtatttttctccccaaaacaagCTCATGAAAAATGTGCGAGAGAGAACCTATTCATATTATTTATTTCCCAACACGTAAAAACCACTGAATGATACATAATTTCACCTATAAACAGCTAACAAACAATTTAACAGACTCACTCATTAAAACTAAAAACTTCGGCCAATAATTAAGGGAAGATTAATGCGTGTGAAAACCTCCCGAGTAGAAAACTGATCACGAAATTGTCATGCCCGGCCGGGCCTATATAATCAGCTCATTTACTACAACCCATTTCATCATATTCAACCGACACAAACATTATTAACATACATACACAATTTGATTACTATTTCTTACTTTTTGAGAGAGAAGAGTATAGCCAAAAATGAGTCAACAGAGAGTGGAAGTGGTAGTAGTTATAGCATTATTAGTAATGTTGATAGAGTTGGCTTGGAGCTCGGACGGGGCACAACCTTATTATTGGATGGAtgcaacagcagcagcagcagcgccGGCGCCAAGCCAGCCAGTCCAACCCCAATGCAACAAAGTAGTGCAGCAGTTGACTCCGTGCCTCCAGTACGTGAGAGGGAAAGAGCCAAAGCCCTCGAAGGCATGCTGCGATGGGGCCAAGCAGCTGAGTGAGTCTTCTAAGTCCAAACCCGACAGGCAAGCTGCTTGTAATTGCATTAAGCAAGCTATTGGTGGTCTGCCTGACATTGACACTTCTCGAATTTCTAGTGTCCCAAAAGAGTGTGGCATCAAATTCGATATGCCCCCCATCGATCGTAACTTCGACTGTTCTACGTAcgtatattataatatatattgttttatatatatatatctagctaatattataatatcttattatATAGTACTAGTGCGTATATATTGCAGCTGCTGGTGGCACTAATATTTATCATTTGTTTTGTTTATACATGCAGGATTAAGGTTATGTAGGGATGTTACTTAATATATATCTATGATATTGAGATATATATAAAAGAAGAGCtcgaagatatatatatatatatattgtaccaGATAAGAGAACTGCATAGAATAAATTGTGGCCAGGGTTTCTATCCATACATATTAATGTACTGACCAGTCTTTAGTTTTatgaattataattaataatGTCCTTTTGTGGGAACTATTTATCATATTAATCAATGAAATTATGTTGATCGATCTTATTTTGTTAATTCTCTctctatatacatatatatattctagTTCTTGAATATATAGTTAGGTGTAAGAGATTGTTCCCGTAGTCCATCTAATAGAGCAAAATTTATAACTCTTAAAAAATCGGCTGATCAAGAAGGAAGTATGATCTCCTTAAGGTTATAACTCTTCCATGTAATCGTAACATCATAACACACaaatataagatttttttttgtcGGTACTTAAGAATGTGTgtgaaaataaaatttgaaaattaatttattgGGTGGGGTAGAAAATCATTTCTTCTTATTTGCTTGAAACAACGGAAAAAATTGCTAGctgcttttattatttatttgggCTATCTTTCGCGGAATTGAAAATATCACAAAGAGATAAAGATAAGTAACAAATGAAACCAATTATTAGTTGATCAAGCATTATGttatcataataaaataaaatatatagtaTACACATACAATAATCTCTGTAGAATATGGGGTGGGATAGAAAATCGTTTCTTATTATTTGCTTAAAAACCTCAAAAATATTTGTATATTAATCTCAAAGATCAGAAACAAAGGGTATACTGTTACAATTAAATTACAGCATTATAAAACAATATATGATTATCAAAGTATCAGTTCCACTTGATTACAAATCTAGGCCTGTTACACATTATACATCAACAAAATAGCTATGCCTAATTACAAATTTCACGTTAACACAGTGACTGACCACACCACACACCAGTAGTAGTAGCTAGCGATGCTCAGCAGTGAAATCAGGCTCAGCCGGTTTCTGAGGTAGCAAAGGCATCAATCTCTGCGTGGGTCTAAAGCTGCGCACACTGCTTTGTCGTAAGCCTCTCAGTGCATTTGCAGCAAACCTCGAGGCGTAAATGGTGGCGCCAAGGCTTGGTGTGCTTCCACTCTCATTCACCAGGACATCTTGCAGCCTGTACTCTGCTTCCCTTAAAGACTTGTCAAGCTTTCTCTTGCAATGCCTCCGCCACGCCACTTGTATGAAACAAGCCGCCCACGTTTTCCATTGCAAAGAGTAGGACCTGAAAAGTATACCAAAAACCACCACATTAGTATCTAGTTTCACTATTGGTCTCTAAACTAATGAGCAAGTCACCGATTTTAGTCTCTATTTCTTTGAgtttttttaatgaagttattCTCTGCTAGACCTGCCTTTTGACACTTCTCCCATAAAGTTCCAATAAAAAGGACAATTGATCCAGTGACAATATTTTAAGCATGTTACTAAGCTTAATAGAAGATTCATGGTTTGAAAGCCTTGCCTGAAAGTGTACTGGAGTTGCTTGCTGTGGAGCCGGCGAAACTGGGAGGCAACAAACTTCAAATCATCAGCCATGAGAGCAAATGCCTCGACCTTTGTTTTAGTTTCCACTGTTCTGATCGAGGCTGGGAGATTGGAGGCAGAAATGGGATCCAAAGCCCATGCGAGGAGCTCTTCTCCACAGAAGTCACCAGCGTTAAGATCAGCCATGTCGAAGAAGCCGGTTTTTCCACCATTAGTGGTCATAGTTCTAAGGCTTCCTCTCATGATGAAGAGCATTTCATTAACTGGATCACCCTCCCGAACAATTAAACTCTTGTCTGTGTAGAGAGATGGCTTTAAACGATCACATAGTGTGTCCAAAAGGTGTTCATCCATTTTCTCAAACATTGGCACCTTTTCAAAGTTGTTATTGAGAAGAGTATCTAAAGATAGGACAGAAAAATACTGAAAATTTCCCAAGGAAAGCACTCACTCTACTGAGAAGTGCCAAGCAAAGGTGGCGCTTTATGTCTCTCCTAAGAACTTTAGGAAGGGTTTGGAGCAGAGTCTCTTCTTCAACACCTCTTGTTTCTTGCCATTCATATTGTTGATATCTTCTAATACGTTCTCTCAAGGGCTCTGGGAGCATCCGGTGGGACATCCACTTCTCCACGCCTTGCCTTTTCATTCTCATTTCTTCAACTCTCACAGTTGTGGACTGCaagtatttctaaaaaaaaaagaaaaaactctAGTAGATTACGTATCTGAACTCACTAAAATAAAATTTAGCATTGTATGTGTTTGACCATTCTCATGGTACTTTTGGTTAACCTGTATATTGCCAATGAGTAATGAGAAGAATATCAATCCAGTGGCAGCAAAGATAATCTCTCCAACAAATGTGTTTGTCTTGAGACTTTGGCCGAGAGAACTGCCAAGGCAAACAAGGAAAAAGAGTTTTTGAGGTAATAAACTACTAATGAATGAGTGTAAGGATgctataagtttttttttttgaactgcAAAGATGTTGTAAGTTTGACCAACCTAAAATTGCGTAGTCCCCACCAAAAGCAAtagaaaaatttggaggagaaatcTGTGCTTTGAAGCACACCAGACTTGAGAGCGTCAGTGAATATTCCAAACATACCCTCGTCAGGATCGATCAAAGGGCAAGAGGCGTTGAATTGGGCTTCAACAAATTTGACATCAGCTGGAAATCCATTATTGTCACGGGACTTTTGACTACAGTACACATATCTAGGATCCCAGTTCTGGTTCTTAAACACAATTTGCCAGCATCTATACAGGCTCTCAAGAGAGAATAAGTACCATAAAGCTCCTAACAACTGGTAGAAAACATAAGTGTGGTGGTCAAAAAGTTCACATTTCTTGGCACAGTGTTGTAAGAATTCAGAAAGGGTTTGCTAAATCGATAACAAGATTCGACTTTAGCGGCAtgtataataaatttttttaagtgGTCGGTGGTGGAACTTACATAACTTGCAAATACATATAGGAAAAGGCTAAAAACAGTTCCAGCCGAAGCAACCTCAGTTAGTATGCCAGAATTACTTGTTATTTCTCTGAATAGTGGTACAATTCGGGCGAGCCTCGGAATATACTGACAGATAATGACGATTTTCAACATCTCCATCGGGATCATTGGAACAGGACGTTTCATCTTTGGGATGACATCAAGAACTACAAGCTGAAACAACATTCGCGTGTAAGGTAGTGAAAGTAAAATGGATTAAAGAAGAAGAGTTCAGCTTAGCTGAAAAAGTAGAATGATGCATACATATACTTGAGGCAGTGGAAGAATAGAGAGAACATCAACAATGAAGTAGGTTAACAAGTATCTTTTAGCAATGGCTAAAGGATCATCAACTAACTCGCTTCTTCCAAATACTCGAGAAGAAGGGGCTATAAACCCAGTTTGGAACTGAAAGATAATCCTGAGTACGTATAAGATATCGACAAGTGTTCGAAGAACACATGCAATGATTTCCAAAGGCTTGTCCAAAGTTATGCATTTCTCCTTACGATCTATTCCAACAATGTagaaaaataaagggtccaaggACACAGCCACTAAACAAGCCAGAACAAATATCTTGTTCCACTTTTGAAGGAAAGACCCCTGAGGATCAAGAACATTCTTTCTAGGCTCTTTAGATGTTTTCTTGCTTTTTACAGCGGGTTGGGAAGTTGGAATTTTTCCAAAGCTTCTAATCCTCTCACACCCCCTTTGGACACCTCTCCCAACTTGACCCAATACATCTCTCACAGATACTCTTGTTGGGGAGTACTCATTGTCACAGCTTTGAGACCTGTCAGATTTATACTCCAATCTGTATAAGGAAATTTACCATCACCCGGGTCAGTTTcctattataaaatatattgaaaaactAGTTCGTTTGCTACCTTAAAATATAGTTAGATATAATTATATGTACAATTTCAGAGTGTATGGAGTGATGGAAATGCAGCCAAATAATTGTGAAAAGGCAAGTAACAAATATATAATAAGAAGGATTTGGCTTATATTTTAAGATTCGAGTAAACTAACCTTACAAACTTAGTCCCCTTGGAGTTCAGAATTTAGGCAACATTGCAGCCCTGCAAAAGGGTCAGTGCTCATTTTCAAGCTTAagattaataaataagaaatgAAAAGTAAAAACAAAACTATGCAAAAACTCATTAGGTATAAGAGCAATGATCGAACTGtgaaatttatttatttggggTTACAATTGTATATATAAAAATGTGTGTTGGGTCATTATATAAATGAGTCAAATTTATGTGGtctattttttaataaagtttatgacttaagggcataattgtcatGATTTTTATATGTGGATACCATTGAGACAATTTCTgatttgatgaggggccaaattagaaatagtaaataaattattaattactaTTTTTCAGTTATTAATAAACAGGTTGGTCCCCATTTTTTGCATGGCTTCATATATCGTATCTTTATTTTTGAATCCCCATCATCAAGAAACTGAGATTCCAGAGATAAATATTGATGCAAAAATTGGAAGATCATACCAATCAAAATCGATTCTATGGACTCCGGTACGCTTCCGCTAATCTTTGATTCTATTGTTTGATTCTCGGTGAATTAATTAGGGCTAAATTCAGATTAAAGTTTTTCTAACATATGGTATCAGAGCATTCCTAAATTAGTTCTTGAGAATTTATGGTATTATTGGTCTTCCATGAAATTCTTTTTGTCCTtgtgtatatgtatatttttatttgaGATTGAATTATGTTAATGGCAATTAAACGAagaagaagatatatatatatttgtttaagtTTTGTTCAAGGAGAAGAATCGACTGCTGCAATTACTGTTTTATTGAATACATAAAACAAAAACTACGATTACTGTTTAAAACAAAACTGTtttattaagttttgttttatcgACTGTtatctattttattatatatatatagaataaaataaaaacaaaaacagattacagtttctttttttgtttttatatgaatatatatatatatataaagaataaaACAAAAATCATATTACCAACGAttatagttttttgtttttttgttttctatatggatatatatatattttattaggttttcattattattattattttattaaatatataataataataataatacaataacaatttaattcaaattttggttttagaatttattaaggatatctaatatttagttaaattaattgaaacaaaatatcaccaaagtgatctcttttgtgtagattaatttaataaaaatattaagataATTGTGTGTATATAATTCATGTGTTTATTAACTGACCCAAATGTAAGTTAATATTTGACAgagtttcatacatacatatgGTGATGATGTGTGACAATTATAAGGTATTTTTGTGTGAATAATATGTTAGTCCAAAGATTGCATATtatttgacataatttattgtcaaTGTTTGATCGCTATAACAAGAGTACCGCTTACAATTAATATTATTGTCCAAAGACTTGATATTAATGATGTGTTTGGTATCTTGAGATGGGATTAACCattatttgaatttattgttTAATTTGGTTTCTTATATGAGCATGTTATTTATGTAATTGTACTGTTCTGTTTTCAGCTGTTGCTACTGTATCTGCTAACCTTAATTCAGTGCCGGTCCTTAATGGTAATAACTTTAAGGATTGGAAGGAGAACATTTTCATTGTTCTTGGCTGCATGGATCTTGACCTTGCATTAAGGATGGATCGACCTGCTTCTCTTACGGATGCTAGTACCTCCGAGCAAAGGAGGATTTATGAGAAGTGGGATCGTTCAAACCGCATGAGTCTTATGATCATCAAGCGCGACATACCTGAGGCTTTTAGGGGTGCGGTGTCCGAAGAGGTCACCGATGCCACAACTTTCCTTGCTGAAATTGAGAAACGCTTTGCAAAAAGCGATAAGGCGGAAACAAGTACTCTTTTAAAGAAACTTATTTCCATGAGGTTTAAGGGCAAGGAAAACATAagggagtacattatggaaatgTCTCACCTTGCTTCAAAGTTGAAGGCACTAAAGCTTGAGCTTTCGGATGACTTGCTTGTGCATTTAGTGCTTATCTCTCTTCCTCCACAATTCAGTCAATTCAAGGTCAGTTACAACTGTCAAAGGGAGAAGTGGACTCTTAATGAGCTCATTTCATTTTGTGTTCAAGAGGAAGAAAGATTGAAGCAAGAGAAGACTGAAAGTGCTCATTTGGCAAGCACCTCTAAGGATAAGGGCAAGAAAAGGAAGAATGAGGATGTTAAGGATAAGGGTCCAGCACATAAGAAACAAACTCAAGCCAACAACGATGGTGGTTGTTTCTTTTGCAACATGAAAGGACACGCGAAGAAGGAATGTGCTAAGTACATTGCATGGCGAGCAAAGAAAGGTACAGTTCTTACTTTGGTCTGTTCTGAGGTAAATTTAGCTTCAGTACCAAGAAACACTTGGTGGTTAGATTCCGGTGCTACTACTAACATCAGTGTTTCAATGCAGGGTTGCCTGAGTTACCGAAAGCCAAGTGATGCTGAAAGAAGCATTTATGTGGGAGACGGCAAGTCGGTGAATGTGGAAGCAATAGGGCATTTTAGGTTGTTGTTAAGTACTGGTTACTATTTGGACTTAATAGATACTTTTGTTGTACCGTCATTTAGGCGGAATTTGGTTTTTGTTTCTTGTTTGGACAAATTAGGTTATTGTTGTTCATTTGGAAACAACTGCTTTAGTTTATCTATTAATTCAAATACTATTGGAACTGGTTCTCTTATGGTTTATGACAACTTATATTTGCTTGACACCGTTGCTTCTTATAATGAAACCTTAAATGTGGAATCACGTGGTACTAAGCGTAAAATAGATAATGAAAAATCAAGTTCCTTATGGCACAAACGGTTAGGTCACATCTCTAGAAATAGAGTTGAGCGACTTGTGTCTGATGTAATCTTGGATTCAATTGATTTTTTAGACTTTGATGTTTGCATTGAATGCATCAAAGGCAAACAGACCAAAAAAAAGAAATTAGGTGCGAAAAGAGCTATGAACGTCTTAGAGTTGATACATACAGACATTTGTGGGCCATTTCCTACACCTTCTTGGAACGGTCAACAATATTTTGTAtcattcatagatgattactcgaGATATGCGTACCTATTTCTACTTCATGAAAAGTCTCAAGTCTTGGACGTGTTCAAATCTTTTAAggctgaagttgagaatcaacttagCAAAAGAATAAAGCAAGTCAGGTCTGACCGTGGTGGTGAGTACTATGGTAGATATGACGGATCAGGTGAACAACATCCATGACCTTTTGCCAGATATCTAGAGGAGTGTGAAATTGTCCCACAGTACACTATGCCGGGATCTCCTAGCatgaatggtgtttctgaaagacgAAACCGTACTCT
This genomic interval from Humulus lupulus chromosome 8, drHumLupu1.1, whole genome shotgun sequence contains the following:
- the LOC133797511 gene encoding probable non-specific lipid-transfer protein 2, which gives rise to MSQQRVEVVVVIALLVMLIELAWSSDGAQPYYWMDATAAAAAPAPSQPVQPQCNKVVQQLTPCLQYVRGKEPKPSKACCDGAKQLSESSKSKPDRQAACNCIKQAIGGLPDIDTSRISSVPKECGIKFDMPPIDRNFDCSTIKVM
- the LOC133795502 gene encoding cyclic nucleotide-gated ion channel 1-like, with translation MGTNLLEYKSDRSQSCDNEYSPTRVSVRDVLGQVGRGVQRGCERIRSFGKIPTSQPAVKSKKTSKEPRKNVLDPQGSFLQKWNKIFVLACLVAVSLDPLFFYIVGIDRKEKCITLDKPLEIIACVLRTLVDILYVLRIIFQFQTGFIAPSSRVFGRSELVDDPLAIAKRYLLTYFIVDVLSILPLPQVYLVVLDVIPKMKRPVPMIPMEMLKIVIICQYIPRLARIVPLFREITSNSGILTEVASAGTVFSLFLYVFASYLLGALWYLFSLESLYRCWQIVFKNQNWDPRYVYCSQKSRDNNGFPADVKFVEAQFNASCPLIDPDEGMFGIFTDALKSGVLQSTDFSSKFFYCFWWGLRNFSSLGQSLKTNTFVGEIIFAATGLIFFSLLIGNIQKYLQSTTVRVEEMRMKRQGVEKWMSHRMLPEPLRERIRRYQQYEWQETRGVEEETLLQTLPKVLRRDIKRHLCLALLSRVPMFEKMDEHLLDTLCDRLKPSLYTDKSLIVREGDPVNEMLFIMRGSLRTMTTNGGKTGFFDMADLNAGDFCGEELLAWALDPISASNLPASIRTVETKTKVEAFALMADDLKFVASQFRRLHSKQLQYTFRSYSLQWKTWAACFIQVAWRRHCKRKLDKSLREAEYRLQDVLVNESGSTPSLGATIYASRFAANALRGLRQSSVRSFRPTQRLMPLLPQKPAEPDFTAEHR